A genome region from Streptomyces sp. S4.7 includes the following:
- a CDS encoding VOC family protein codes for MIKGLAISTVWVLDQDRAKEFFVDKLGLEVRTDMTLGEGGMRWLTVGAKDQPDVVLTLMLPGGHAMDEESAAALKTLVSKGMLGAGVLATDDVQGDYEKLKERGVEFLQEPQERPYGTEAIFRDDSGNWFSFTQAKEGDLDLEKEWSSS; via the coding sequence ATGATCAAGGGTCTCGCCATCTCCACCGTCTGGGTGCTCGACCAGGACCGGGCCAAGGAGTTCTTCGTCGACAAGCTCGGCCTCGAGGTCCGCACGGACATGACCCTGGGCGAGGGAGGGATGCGCTGGCTGACGGTCGGCGCCAAGGACCAGCCCGACGTGGTGCTGACGCTGATGCTGCCGGGCGGGCACGCGATGGACGAGGAGTCCGCCGCCGCGCTCAAGACACTCGTCAGCAAGGGCATGCTCGGCGCGGGCGTGCTCGCCACCGACGACGTCCAGGGGGACTACGAAAAGCTCAAGGAGCGGGGTGTGGAGTTCCTCCAGGAGCCGCAGGAGCGTCCGTACGGCACGGAGGCGATATTCCGCGACGACTCGGGGAACTGGTTCTCGTTCACCCAGGCCAAGGAGGGTGACCTCGACCTGGAGAAGGAGTGGTCGTCCTCCTGA
- a CDS encoding lipase, with translation MTEMTRRSVLAAAGTAGLLLTTAGMAQAEGLVPRAALTDRTKPTAVGPRKGRVQLTLPVPTGPWRIGTTSLHLIDRSRRDPWTSPSAARELMISMWYPTSNTHGCRRAPWLPPATTELYRQQVGQELQTPLDNVDFPVTHACLGVTVEAHLHGHPVVLFSPGYGAMRELCTALVEDLASHGYVVVTIDHTHEASMVEFPGGRLELSRQPAQPTDDDIATALRVRQDDTRFVLNELALMNAGKNPDAERRRLPHGLRGSLDLSRIGMFGHSLGGDTAAETMAQDRRILAGVDLDGSINGTVAATGLDRPFLLMSNADHGRHNDPSWAEFWSHLRGWHLDLRLRRSGHHTYTDLSPLAQQLEKALPIPPEVVAALTTRIGTINADRAVAAERAYLSAFFDLHLRDQDDHLLSGPSPRYPDIEFVR, from the coding sequence ATGACAGAGATGACGCGCCGGTCGGTGCTCGCTGCGGCCGGGACGGCGGGACTTCTACTCACCACTGCGGGGATGGCGCAGGCGGAAGGCCTCGTTCCCCGCGCCGCTTTGACGGACAGGACCAAGCCGACGGCCGTGGGGCCTCGGAAGGGCCGGGTGCAGCTCACCTTGCCGGTGCCGACCGGTCCGTGGCGGATCGGAACCACGTCGCTGCATCTGATCGACCGTTCGCGTCGGGACCCGTGGACTTCACCCTCTGCGGCACGTGAACTGATGATCAGCATGTGGTACCCGACGTCAAACACCCACGGCTGCCGACGCGCCCCCTGGCTCCCACCAGCGACGACGGAACTGTACAGGCAACAAGTCGGCCAGGAACTTCAGACGCCACTGGACAACGTCGACTTCCCTGTGACCCATGCCTGTCTCGGTGTCACTGTAGAGGCACACCTGCACGGCCATCCCGTGGTGCTCTTCTCCCCGGGCTACGGCGCGATGCGCGAACTGTGCACTGCGCTGGTCGAGGACTTGGCCAGCCACGGGTATGTGGTCGTCACCATCGACCACACCCACGAAGCCTCGATGGTGGAGTTCCCCGGCGGCCGACTGGAGCTGAGCCGGCAACCGGCCCAGCCGACCGATGACGATATTGCGACGGCGCTGCGCGTCCGTCAGGACGACACCAGATTCGTGCTGAACGAACTGGCACTGATGAACGCAGGGAAAAACCCCGACGCCGAGCGCCGCCGATTGCCTCACGGTCTGCGAGGCTCCCTCGATCTGTCCAGGATCGGCATGTTCGGGCATTCACTCGGCGGTGACACGGCCGCGGAGACGATGGCGCAGGATCGCCGCATCCTCGCCGGAGTCGACCTGGACGGCAGCATCAACGGGACCGTCGCGGCCACCGGCCTCGACCGCCCCTTCCTGCTGATGAGCAATGCCGACCACGGACGCCACAACGACCCGTCCTGGGCAGAGTTCTGGTCGCACCTGCGCGGCTGGCACCTCGACCTGCGGCTACGCCGCTCCGGACACCACACCTACACGGACCTGTCCCCGCTGGCGCAACAGCTGGAAAAAGCGCTCCCGATACCGCCGGAGGTGGTCGCCGCCCTGACCACCCGCATCGGAACGATCAACGCCGACCGGGCCGTCGCCGCCGAACGCGCCTACCTGAGTGCCTTCTTCGACCTTCACCTGCGCGACCAGGACGATCACCTGTTGTCCGGGCCGTCCCCGCGATACCCCGATATCGAGTTCGTGCGCTGA
- the disA gene encoding DNA integrity scanning diadenylate cyclase DisA: MAANDRAAAPGKSGGGSGGSGTEALMRASLSAVAPGMALRDGLERILRGNTGGLIVLGMDKTVETMCTGGFVLDVEFTATRLRELCKLDGALILDKDITKILRAGVQLVPDASIPTEETGTRHRTADRVSKQCGFPVISVSQSMRLIALYVDGERRVLEESAAILSRANQALATLERYKLRLDEVAGTLSALEIEDLVTVRDVTAVSQRLEMVRRIATEIAEYVVELGTDGRLLSLQLDELIAGVEPERELVVRDYVPEPTAKRSRTVAEAMTELDALSHTELLELPVVARALGYSGSPETLDSAVSPRGYRLLAKVPRLPGAIIERLVEHFGGLQKLLAASVDDLQTVDGVGEARARSVREGLSRLAESSILERYV, from the coding sequence GTGGCAGCCAACGACCGGGCAGCAGCACCCGGAAAGTCCGGTGGTGGCTCCGGTGGATCCGGCACCGAAGCGCTGATGCGCGCCTCACTGAGCGCCGTAGCGCCCGGCATGGCGCTGCGTGACGGGCTGGAGCGGATCCTCCGGGGGAACACCGGCGGTCTCATCGTCCTGGGCATGGACAAGACCGTCGAGACGATGTGCACGGGCGGCTTCGTGCTGGACGTGGAATTCACCGCCACGAGGCTCCGCGAGCTCTGCAAGCTCGACGGCGCGCTCATTCTCGACAAAGACATCACCAAAATTCTGCGGGCCGGTGTCCAGCTCGTGCCCGACGCCTCCATCCCCACCGAGGAGACCGGCACGCGCCACCGCACGGCGGACCGGGTGTCCAAGCAGTGCGGGTTCCCGGTGATCTCCGTGTCCCAGTCGATGCGGCTGATCGCGCTGTACGTGGACGGGGAGCGCCGGGTCCTGGAGGAGTCGGCGGCGATCCTGTCGCGCGCCAACCAGGCGCTGGCGACCCTGGAGCGGTACAAGCTCCGGCTGGACGAGGTCGCGGGCACGCTCTCCGCGCTGGAGATCGAGGACCTGGTGACGGTCCGGGACGTGACGGCGGTGTCGCAGCGCCTGGAGATGGTGCGCAGGATCGCCACGGAGATCGCCGAGTACGTGGTCGAGTTGGGCACCGACGGGCGGCTTCTCTCCCTCCAGCTCGACGAGTTGATCGCGGGCGTCGAGCCCGAGCGTGAGCTCGTCGTACGGGACTACGTGCCCGAGCCGACGGCGAAGCGGTCGCGCACGGTCGCCGAGGCGATGACCGAGCTTGACGCGCTCTCCCACACGGAGCTGCTGGAACTGCCCGTCGTGGCCCGTGCGTTGGGCTACAGCGGTTCGCCCGAGACACTGGACTCGGCGGTCTCACCGCGCGGCTACCGGCTGCTGGCCAAGGTGCCGCGTCTGCCGGGCGCCATCATCGAGCGGCTGGTCGAGCACTTCGGCGGTCTCCAGAAGCTGCTGGCGGCGAGCGTCGACGATCTCCAGACGGTGGACGGCGTGGGCGAGGCGCGGGCGCGCAGCGTGCGCGAGGGGCTGTCGCGGCTTGCGGAGTCGTCGATTTTGGAGCGGTACGTCTGA
- the radA gene encoding DNA repair protein RadA, which yields MAVARTKSAKDRPSYRCTECGWTTVKWLGRCPECQAWGTVEEYGAPAVRTTAVGRVSTPALPIGQVDGRTATARSTGVNELDRVLGGGLVPGAVVLVAGEPGVGKSTLLLDVAAKAASSEHRTLYVTGEESASQVRLRADRIKAIDDHLYLAAETDLSAVLGHLDAVKPSLLVLDSVQTVASPEIDGAPGGMAQVREVAGALIRASKERGMSTLLVGHVTKDGAIAGPRLLEHLVDVVLSFEGDRHARLRLVRGVKNRYGTTDEVGCFELHDEGITGLADPSGLFLTRRDQPVPGTCLTVTLEGRRPLVAEVQALTVDSQIPSPRRTTSGLETSRVSMMLAVLEQRGRISALGKRDIYSATVGGVKLSEPAADLAIALALASAASDTPLPTNLVAIGEVGLAGEVRRVTGVQRRLAEAHRLGFTHALVPTDPGKIPAGMKVTEVADMGAALSVLPRRGRAEAPRDGEDRR from the coding sequence ATGGCTGTCGCCCGTACCAAATCCGCCAAGGACCGACCGTCCTACCGCTGTACCGAGTGCGGTTGGACGACCGTCAAGTGGCTGGGCCGCTGCCCCGAGTGCCAGGCATGGGGCACCGTCGAGGAGTACGGCGCGCCCGCCGTACGGACGACGGCGGTCGGCCGGGTCAGCACCCCGGCCCTCCCGATCGGCCAGGTCGACGGCCGCACGGCGACGGCGCGCTCGACGGGCGTAAACGAGCTGGACCGCGTCCTCGGCGGCGGGCTCGTGCCGGGGGCCGTCGTGCTGGTGGCCGGTGAACCGGGCGTCGGCAAGTCCACGCTGCTCCTGGACGTCGCGGCGAAGGCGGCCTCCTCCGAGCACCGCACGCTCTATGTGACGGGCGAGGAGTCGGCGAGCCAGGTGCGGCTGCGCGCGGACCGCATCAAGGCCATCGACGACCACCTCTATCTGGCGGCCGAGACGGACCTCTCGGCCGTCCTCGGGCACCTCGACGCGGTCAAGCCGTCGCTGCTCGTCCTGGACTCCGTACAGACGGTGGCGTCGCCGGAGATCGACGGCGCGCCCGGCGGCATGGCGCAGGTCCGGGAGGTCGCCGGCGCGCTCATCCGGGCCTCCAAGGAGCGGGGCATGTCCACCCTGCTGGTCGGCCATGTCACCAAGGACGGCGCGATCGCCGGCCCCCGGCTGCTGGAGCACCTGGTGGACGTGGTGCTGTCCTTCGAGGGCGACCGGCACGCGCGGCTGCGGCTGGTGCGGGGCGTCAAGAACAGGTACGGCACGACGGACGAGGTCGGCTGCTTCGAGCTGCACGACGAGGGCATCACCGGCCTCGCCGACCCCTCCGGTCTCTTCCTCACCCGCCGGGACCAGCCGGTCCCCGGCACCTGCCTGACGGTCACGCTCGAAGGCCGCCGCCCGCTGGTCGCCGAGGTGCAGGCGCTGACGGTCGACTCGCAGATCCCGTCCCCCCGCCGCACCACGTCCGGCCTGGAGACCTCCCGCGTCTCGATGATGCTGGCCGTCCTCGAACAGCGCGGCCGGATCAGCGCCCTCGGCAAGCGCGACATCTACAGCGCGACGGTCGGCGGTGTGAAGCTCTCCGAGCCGGCCGCCGACCTGGCGATCGCGCTGGCCCTGGCCTCGGCGGCGAGCGACACCCCCCTGCCGACGAACCTGGTCGCGATCGGCGAGGTGGGCCTCGCGGGCGAGGTCAGAAGGGTCACGGGAGTCCAGCGCAGACTGGCCGAGGCGCACCGCCTGGGCTTCACGCACGCCCTCGTCCCGACCGATCCGGGGAAGATCCCGGCCGGTATGAAGGTCACAGAAGTCGCCGACATGGGGGCGGCTCTGAGTGTGCTTCCGCGCCGGGGTCGGGCGGAGGCCCCACGGGACGGCGAGGACCGCCGGTAG
- a CDS encoding helix-turn-helix transcriptional regulator, with amino-acid sequence MDRDWAGPLDLDAVAAHAGYSRYHFVRAFKAVYGQTPGRYLSRRRIERAEELLRSANLTVTEICVLVGFSSLGTFSKRFKEQTGSSPSAYRAKHAGRGAALIPGCYAMFWAGGFPQRDTGAQARDRTDAPARTDTPPRLCDSAQDRLGEDRNSGEAR; translated from the coding sequence ATGGACCGCGACTGGGCGGGCCCCCTCGACCTGGACGCGGTCGCCGCCCACGCCGGATATTCGCGCTACCACTTCGTCCGCGCCTTCAAGGCGGTGTACGGACAGACACCCGGCCGCTATCTGTCCCGCAGGCGCATAGAGCGCGCCGAGGAGCTGCTGCGCTCGGCGAATCTCACGGTCACCGAGATCTGTGTCCTGGTCGGCTTCAGCAGTCTGGGCACCTTCTCGAAGCGGTTCAAGGAGCAGACCGGCAGCTCGCCGAGCGCGTATCGCGCCAAGCACGCGGGCCGGGGGGCCGCGCTCATACCGGGGTGCTACGCGATGTTCTGGGCCGGCGGGTTCCCGCAGAGGGACACCGGCGCCCAGGCCCGCGACCGGACGGACGCCCCGGCCCGGACGGACACCCCGCCCCGGCTCTGTGACTCCGCCCAGGACCGGCTCGGCGAGGACCGCAATTCTGGAGAAGCCCGCTGA
- a CDS encoding SigE family RNA polymerase sigma factor, producing MANGEVLGFEEYVRTRQEALLRSARRLVPDPVDAQDLLQTALARTYGRWDGIADKSLADAYLRRVMINTRTEWWRARRLEEVPTEQLPEPCVEDGSDQHADRALLIDILGVLAPKQRSVVVLRHWEQMSTEETAAALGMSTGTVKSTLHRALAKLREELEARELERREVERRTPGNRPPERRRPRAQAPERAGYRRDGRGQERCAA from the coding sequence ATGGCGAACGGCGAGGTGCTCGGATTCGAGGAGTACGTCCGCACCCGGCAGGAGGCCCTGCTGCGCAGTGCCAGGCGGCTGGTCCCCGATCCCGTCGACGCCCAGGATCTCCTCCAGACCGCCCTGGCCCGTACGTACGGGCGCTGGGACGGTATCGCCGACAAGTCCCTCGCCGACGCCTATCTGCGCCGCGTCATGATCAACACCCGTACGGAGTGGTGGCGGGCGCGCAGGCTGGAAGAGGTGCCGACCGAGCAGTTGCCCGAGCCGTGCGTAGAGGACGGCTCCGACCAGCACGCCGACCGCGCCCTGCTCATCGACATCCTCGGGGTCCTCGCGCCGAAGCAGCGCAGCGTCGTCGTGCTGCGGCACTGGGAGCAGATGAGTACGGAGGAGACGGCGGCGGCGCTCGGCATGTCTACCGGTACGGTGAAGAGCACGCTGCACCGGGCGCTGGCCAAACTCCGCGAGGAGCTGGAGGCCCGGGAGCTGGAGCGCCGCGAGGTGGAGCGCCGGACGCCGGGGAACCGGCCGCCGGAGCGACGCCGCCCGCGCGCCCAGGCTCCGGAGCGTGCCGGTTATCGTCGCGACGGACGGGGGCAGGAGCGGTGCGCGGCCTGA
- the cseC gene encoding two-component system sensor histidine kinase CseC, which produces MKRLALRTGVRWKISIAIAAVGALIATALSLVVHNAAQVSMLDNAREVQLERLLFAQRMYDSTHELKFGTKLNDPALPNDLRKKVQEGRRATYVRDPGEGTPDVWAAVPLENGVLSLHSKFADRSATIMKDLDRALLIGSVCVVVGGCALGVLIGGQLSRRLRKAAAAAGKVAQGNTDVRVREAVGGVVRDETDELARAVDALTDALNERIEAERRVTADIAHELRTPVTGLLTAAELLPPGRPTELVRDRAQAMRTLVEDVLEVARLDSASERAELQEVALGEFVSRRVALLDPDVRIEVVADSWVNTDPRRLERILGNLLANAAKHGGTPVEVTVEGRVVRVRDHGPGFPDALLRDGPSRFRTGASDRAGHGHGLGLTIAAGQARVLGARLTFRNAAPESPTPGPDETGGAIAVLWLPEHAPTATGSFPMITFPD; this is translated from the coding sequence ATGAAGCGCCTCGCCCTGCGCACCGGCGTGCGGTGGAAGATCAGCATCGCGATCGCGGCGGTCGGCGCCCTCATCGCGACGGCGCTGAGCCTTGTCGTGCACAACGCGGCTCAGGTCTCCATGCTGGACAACGCGCGTGAGGTGCAGCTGGAGCGGCTGCTGTTCGCACAGCGCATGTACGACTCGACCCATGAGCTGAAGTTCGGTACGAAGCTGAACGACCCCGCGCTCCCGAACGACCTGCGGAAGAAGGTGCAGGAGGGCAGACGCGCCACCTATGTGCGCGACCCGGGGGAGGGGACGCCCGACGTCTGGGCGGCCGTACCGCTGGAGAACGGGGTGCTCTCCCTGCACAGCAAGTTCGCCGACCGGTCCGCGACGATCATGAAGGACCTCGACCGGGCCCTGCTGATCGGCTCGGTCTGTGTGGTCGTCGGCGGCTGTGCGCTGGGCGTGCTCATCGGCGGGCAGCTCTCACGCCGACTGCGCAAGGCGGCGGCTGCCGCCGGCAAGGTCGCGCAGGGCAATACAGATGTGCGCGTACGGGAGGCGGTCGGCGGAGTCGTACGGGACGAGACCGACGAGCTGGCCCGCGCGGTCGACGCCCTGACGGACGCGCTGAACGAACGCATCGAGGCGGAGCGCCGGGTCACGGCGGACATCGCACACGAGCTGCGGACGCCCGTGACGGGCCTGCTGACGGCCGCGGAGCTGCTGCCGCCGGGCCGCCCCACCGAGCTGGTGCGGGACCGCGCCCAGGCCATGCGGACGCTGGTCGAGGACGTACTGGAGGTCGCCAGGCTGGACAGCGCGTCGGAACGCGCCGAACTCCAGGAGGTGGCGCTCGGCGAGTTCGTCAGCAGGCGGGTGGCGCTGCTGGATCCCGACGTGCGGATCGAAGTCGTCGCCGACTCCTGGGTGAACACCGATCCGCGCCGTCTGGAGCGAATCCTCGGCAATCTCCTGGCCAACGCGGCCAAGCACGGCGGCACGCCCGTCGAGGTGACGGTCGAGGGCCGGGTGGTGCGCGTACGCGACCACGGCCCCGGCTTCCCGGACGCGCTGCTGCGCGACGGGCCGAGCCGGTTCCGTACGGGCGCGAGCGACCGGGCGGGACACGGTCACGGTCTCGGCCTGACCATCGCCGCGGGTCAGGCGCGTGTCCTCGGGGCCCGGCTGACGTTCCGCAACGCGGCGCCGGAGAGCCCGACGCCGGGCCCGGACGAGACGGGCGGCGCGATCGCGGTTCTCTGGCTCCCCGAGCACGCCCCGACGGCGACCGGCAGCTTCCCGATGATCACGTTCCCGGACTGA
- a CDS encoding phosphatase PAP2 family protein has translation MDPSVTSGLYRDITDLAQQSPSWVGHFVEIGTEAVILIFGALFLVSWWRTRSADSRAMAVAVVGPLATAVAYVGSELFKSAVQEERPCRAVAGAAASLATCPPVGDWSFPSNHSTIAGAAAIALAIAWRKIAFLTVPLALFAAFSRVFVGVHYPHDVAVGLVFGGLVAALVVLALTRPARALIGTMRTSRTGVVVWFAGPGPAVRPVIGSGPVHGGGPAAVPGYGPEPGHGPENRPVGDSRRLRRQRGRHGAHS, from the coding sequence ATGGACCCCTCCGTCACCAGCGGCCTTTACCGCGACATTACTGATCTCGCCCAGCAATCGCCTTCCTGGGTAGGGCACTTCGTCGAGATAGGGACGGAGGCCGTGATCCTGATCTTCGGAGCTCTCTTCCTGGTCAGCTGGTGGCGCACCCGCTCCGCGGACTCACGAGCCATGGCTGTGGCGGTGGTTGGGCCGCTGGCGACCGCCGTCGCCTACGTGGGCAGCGAGTTGTTCAAGAGCGCCGTGCAGGAGGAACGGCCGTGCCGCGCGGTCGCCGGTGCGGCGGCGTCACTGGCGACCTGTCCGCCGGTCGGCGACTGGTCGTTCCCCAGCAACCACTCGACCATCGCCGGGGCGGCGGCGATCGCCCTCGCCATCGCCTGGCGGAAGATCGCGTTCCTCACCGTCCCGCTGGCACTCTTCGCCGCCTTCTCGCGGGTCTTCGTCGGCGTGCACTACCCGCACGACGTGGCGGTGGGCCTGGTGTTCGGCGGGCTGGTCGCCGCGCTCGTCGTCCTGGCGCTGACACGGCCCGCGCGGGCGCTGATCGGGACCATGCGGACGAGCCGTACGGGTGTGGTGGTGTGGTTCGCGGGCCCGGGGCCGGCCGTCCGGCCGGTCATCGGGTCGGGACCGGTCCACGGCGGGGGGCCCGCCGCGGTGCCGGGCTACGGGCCGGAGCCGGGGCACGGCCCGGAGAACCGACCGGTCGGGGACTCCCGCAGGCTCCGCCGGCAGAGGGGCCGCCACGGCGCGCACTCCTGA
- the cseB gene encoding two-component system response regulator CseB encodes MLETHVLFVEDDDVIREATQLALERDGFTVTAMPDGLSGLEAFRADRPDIALLDVMVPGLDGVSLCRRIRDESTVPVIMLSARADSIDVVLGLEAGADDYVTKPFDGAVLVARIRAVLRRFGHAGGPAGEHGGQEGADEHGALSFGDLEIDKEGMEVRKGGEPVSLTPTEMRLLIEFSAAPGTVLSRDKLLERVWDYGWGGDTRVVDVHVQRLRTKIGQDRIETVRGFGYKLKA; translated from the coding sequence ATGCTGGAGACCCATGTCCTGTTCGTCGAGGACGACGACGTCATCCGCGAGGCCACGCAACTCGCGCTGGAGCGTGACGGCTTCACGGTGACGGCCATGCCGGACGGCCTGTCCGGTCTGGAGGCCTTCCGGGCCGACCGGCCGGACATCGCGCTGCTGGACGTGATGGTGCCGGGCCTCGACGGTGTCAGCCTGTGCCGCCGTATCAGGGACGAGTCGACGGTGCCCGTGATCATGCTGTCGGCGCGCGCCGACTCGATCGACGTGGTGCTCGGCCTGGAGGCGGGGGCCGACGACTACGTGACCAAGCCCTTCGACGGCGCGGTACTGGTCGCCCGGATCCGCGCGGTGCTCCGCCGCTTCGGACACGCCGGCGGACCGGCCGGGGAGCACGGCGGTCAGGAGGGGGCGGACGAGCACGGCGCGCTGTCCTTCGGTGATCTGGAGATCGACAAGGAGGGCATGGAGGTGCGCAAAGGGGGCGAGCCGGTGTCGCTGACGCCGACCGAGATGCGGCTGCTGATCGAGTTCTCGGCCGCTCCCGGCACTGTCCTGTCCCGTGACAAGCTGCTGGAACGCGTCTGGGACTACGGCTGGGGCGGCGACACACGCGTGGTGGACGTTCATGTGCAGCGCCTGCGCACCAAGATCGGACAGGACCGGATCGAGACGGTCCGCGGCTTCGGCTACAAACTCAAGGCATGA
- a CDS encoding A/G-specific adenine glycosylase: MTATSATTPPVNDPAALHDPVIAWFDAHARDLPWRSPDTGAWGVMVSEFMLQQTPVARVLPVYEQWLARWPRPADLAAEAPGEAVRAWGRLGYPRRALRLHGAALAITERFGGDVPREHNQLLALPGIGEYTAAAVASFAYGQRHAVLDTNVRRVFARAAAGIQYPPNATTAAERRLARALLPADEEKAARWAAASMELGALVCTSKNEDCARCPIASRCAWRQAGKPAHQGPARRGQTYAGTDRQVRGKLLAVLRDAVGPVPLVALDTVWEEPVQRARALDGLVADGLVEPMADDLYRLPLT, encoded by the coding sequence ATGACTGCGACTTCTGCGACTACGCCGCCGGTCAACGACCCGGCCGCCCTTCACGACCCCGTCATCGCGTGGTTCGACGCGCACGCCCGCGACCTGCCCTGGCGTAGCCCCGACACGGGCGCCTGGGGCGTGATGGTCAGCGAGTTCATGCTCCAGCAGACCCCGGTCGCCCGGGTGCTCCCGGTGTACGAACAGTGGCTGGCGCGCTGGCCCCGCCCGGCCGACCTGGCCGCCGAGGCTCCCGGCGAAGCGGTACGCGCCTGGGGCAGACTCGGCTATCCGCGCCGCGCGCTGCGGCTGCACGGAGCGGCCCTGGCGATAACGGAGCGGTTCGGCGGGGACGTACCGCGCGAGCACAACCAGTTGCTCGCGCTGCCAGGCATCGGTGAGTACACGGCCGCCGCCGTCGCCTCGTTCGCGTACGGACAACGGCACGCCGTCCTCGACACGAACGTGCGGCGCGTCTTCGCCCGCGCCGCCGCCGGTATCCAGTACCCGCCGAACGCGACGACGGCCGCCGAGCGCCGGCTGGCCCGCGCGCTGCTGCCCGCGGACGAGGAGAAGGCCGCCCGCTGGGCCGCCGCGTCCATGGAACTCGGCGCGCTCGTGTGCACCTCGAAGAACGAGGACTGCGCACGCTGCCCGATCGCGTCACGGTGCGCCTGGCGGCAGGCCGGCAAACCGGCGCACCAGGGCCCGGCCAGGCGCGGCCAGACGTACGCGGGCACGGACCGCCAGGTGCGCGGCAAACTGCTCGCCGTACTGCGCGACGCGGTGGGTCCGGTGCCGCTCGTGGCGCTCGACACCGTCTGGGAGGAGCCGGTGCAGCGGGCCAGGGCGCTGGACGGGCTGGTGGCCGACGGACTGGTCGAACCGATGGCCGACGACCTGTACCGGCTGCCGCTGACCTGA
- a CDS encoding Ppx/GppA phosphatase family protein, with translation MRLGVLDVGSNTVHLLAVDAHRGARPLPAHSHKTELRLAELLDADGAIGPDGVERLVATIAEALQAAEDKGCEAVLSFATSAVREASNADQVLARVKEETDVDLQVLSGDEEARLTFLAARRWFGWSAGKLLVLDIGGGSLEIAYGIDEEPDAVVSLPLGAGRLTAAWLPGDPPDPQAVRALRRHVRAQIARTVGEFTRFGEPDHVVATSKTFRQLARIAGAARSAEGLYVQRDLSRKALEEWVPRLATMTAARRAGLPGVSDGRASQLLAGALVAEAAMDLFGVEDLEICPWALREGVILRRLDQLPTTEV, from the coding sequence ATGAGACTCGGAGTTCTCGACGTCGGTTCGAACACCGTCCACCTGCTGGCGGTCGACGCCCACCGCGGCGCGCGACCGCTGCCCGCCCATTCGCACAAGACCGAGCTGAGACTCGCCGAACTGCTCGACGCGGACGGCGCGATCGGGCCCGACGGTGTCGAGCGGCTGGTGGCGACGATCGCCGAGGCGCTCCAGGCCGCCGAGGACAAGGGCTGCGAGGCGGTGCTGTCGTTCGCCACGTCCGCCGTGCGCGAGGCGAGCAACGCCGACCAGGTGCTCGCCAGGGTCAAGGAGGAGACGGACGTCGACCTCCAGGTCCTCAGCGGCGACGAGGAGGCCCGGCTGACCTTCCTCGCGGCGCGCCGCTGGTTCGGCTGGTCGGCAGGGAAACTGCTGGTCCTCGACATCGGCGGCGGCTCGCTGGAGATCGCGTACGGCATCGACGAGGAACCCGACGCCGTCGTGTCGCTGCCCCTGGGCGCCGGCCGGCTCACCGCCGCCTGGCTGCCCGGGGACCCGCCCGATCCACAGGCCGTACGCGCGCTGCGCCGCCATGTGCGGGCCCAGATCGCCCGTACCGTCGGCGAGTTCACCCGATTCGGCGAGCCGGACCATGTCGTGGCCACCTCGAAGACCTTCCGGCAGCTCGCGCGGATCGCCGGGGCGGCCCGCTCCGCCGAGGGGCTCTACGTGCAGCGCGATCTGAGCCGCAAGGCGCTGGAGGAGTGGGTCCCCAGGCTGGCGACGATGACCGCCGCGCGCCGTGCCGGGCTGCCCGGCGTCTCGGACGGGCGGGCGTCCCAGCTGCTGGCCGGCGCGCTGGTCGCGGAGGCGGCGATGGATCTGTTCGGTGTCGAGGACCTGGAGATCTGTCCGTGGGCGCTGCGCGAGGGTGTGATCCTGCGACGGCTGGACCAGCTGCCCACGACGGAGGTCTGA